ttaaaatatatatgtaaaccaatcagaattttaaaaactaagattttatattcaagtatacaatacaattatttttaataactaaattcgaaaattttgctaagatttcaaattatgattctcctatcatctttattttattttatttacaaattgtttagaactttcatataatactgataattaataaaatgcatatttttttactgcatatgttgtgatttgaatattttaaaacgaagatatattactcaatgtatgaaaaatatgtgttttaatttccatattggcgggttggtaaaattaaatttatatagatgataaattaacaatttttatttactcacaattataatattaaaattattattttatatttcaaaaaatataatgcaaatacaacaaataaacaatataaaactgtaataatatgtcaaaaataaaatactataatattctaaaataattagtattcaaatagactaatagatttacataatgattaaaaataaatattatctcaaataaaataattaaaaaaataaaataaaacaataatttttattattatatcctagtatttgtattaaaaactgtttttttaatatgagaCTTCATTTCCACACTACTCACACTCTTTTAAGTATTGGAATAAAAATAATCCTTGTGATCTTTTAAAGGTGGAAGTGTTTCTTTACatcagaaaaaacaaacaaaaatattgggAGTGATCAAAATGACAATTTTTGCAGAAGATACCATAGCTTGGTTATAAATTTATGATCTAAGTTCATATCATTATGTTATAACCGATTTAAATAATAGCGGAAGAGGATCTTTGGGTACGTTGATTATTTAAATTACCAGTGGTAATTTTGCCAACCTTAGATATGGGACATGTGGACCCGACGGGTTAGTCAACCTGCTGTTGTAACATATTCGGGTCGGGTCAAAAACTCATCCTGGTATCatcaaattccaaaaaagaatttgttttttctcagaGGCATTTCTAAGCTTATCAATTGCATCAATGGTGGATTGGTCTACACTCCCCAAGGATCTCTTAGACCTAATCTCAAAATCTCTAGAATCTTCCTTCGATCTCATCCACTTCCGTTCCGTATGTTCTTCATGGCGATCCGCCGCCGAGCCGAAACGTCCCCTCCCTACACATCACCTCCCGATCCTCCCCGATAACGGTGGCAGCCTCTTCCCCGATTCCGCCGTAGGTTTCCGTCTCTCCCACCGGAGCATCTTACTCATCAAACCTCATGAACCGCACATGGAGTCTGATTCGTTTGGTTGGCTGATCAAAGTGGAGGAAGACCATAGCAATCCTCGAAAGGTGACTCTTTTAGATCCGTTGAGTGATGTTAGAAACTCAATTCCTGAGCATTTCCCTCGTCTGCTCGATATGTCAAAGTTTAAGGTTCGAGAATTGGGTTGTGAATGCAAGCTTCATTATTTCAATACCGTTGGTGATATTGTAGACAGTTTATACTTGGAGAAAGCTGTTGTCAAGTACTTAGATTGTGATGTCGAGTATAAGTTTGTTTTGCTTACGATTCATGTCTCTGGGAAGTTAGCTGTGTATAGGTCTTGGGATCGGGCATGGACTGTGATTGATGACATGCCTTCTCCTTATGATGATGTGTTTTTGTTCGATGGACGCTTCTTTGCTGTTGATAACAATGGGAGAGCTGTGGTTGTGGATTACACTTCGTTGAAACTTACCGTTGTTGCAAGTCCTGTGTTTGGTGGTGATAAGAAGTATTTGATTGAATCTTGTGGTGAAATGTTGCTTGTGGATATGTATTTGAGCTTAGAGGCAGTTGATGGGGATCCTGGATTCGCAGAGGAGATCTTGGAGCATCCTGCGTTTTATATGAATGAGAGAACCGTTAaatttaaagtctttaagtttgtggaaagagagaagagttgggCTGATGTTTACGATCTTGAAGATAAGATGTTGTTCCTCGGTGATGATTCCACCTTTTCCGCTTCAACTTCTGATATTTTGCCTCTCTGTGGGGGAAGCTCTGTGTTCTTCAATGGTAATGTCTACAATGGGGAAGACTTGGGAGCGATGCAAGATCGAGATTTGGGAGTGTTTGATTTCAGCAGTGGGAAAATTGAGCTGGCGCAAAAGATACCTGAATATGCCATGCTCTTTTGGCCTCCACCTCCCTGGATTACTTCTCATGAGGTCAGTCTCAGTAGTTTTGAATCCTCTTAACACCTGAAGTGCCCTTTTGTCTAGGATCTTTATAGCTTATAGCTGTATATACACTACCCAACATTTTCACCTTGTGGCCATGGAAACACTGTGACATCCTTGTATCACTCGACATCTCTCATCTTTGCAAACAGTCTCTGAACTCGAATTGGATTAGTCACGTTCAGTTATGTTCAAATATGTGTTCATTGCTAACATGTGAAACGTTGACTGTCTCAGCGTGTTGAATATCATACTGGGGAGACATCATCCAGGTCTTGAATTACAAAATCCGGAGTTTAGGACCTTGGAGATGCTATGGATACACAGAGGTTAATCTTTCTGAATACTTGTGAGATTGAGAGAACCCATAGAGACTACAAACTTAAATTGTTGATGTTTTCCAAGCTTTTTCACTAGCTTGGCGTACATAAAAGAACCTTTTTTGTAATCTTTCATCTTATTCTCCAAAACAATTTGTTACAGGACAAACTTACTTGGTAAATTCATATAATCCTGTTCTAAATTATCGTTTCGAATCTAACCATTTATGTGAAAGTCAGCATTCAGCAACacc
The Camelina sativa cultivar DH55 chromosome 15, Cs, whole genome shotgun sequence DNA segment above includes these coding regions:
- the LOC104747508 gene encoding F-box protein SKIP23, with amino-acid sequence MVDWSTLPKDLLDLISKSLESSFDLIHFRSVCSSWRSAAEPKRPLPTHHLPILPDNGGSLFPDSAVGFRLSHRSILLIKPHEPHMESDSFGWLIKVEEDHSNPRKVTLLDPLSDVRNSIPEHFPRLLDMSKFKVRELGCECKLHYFNTVGDIVDSLYLEKAVVKYLDCDVEYKFVLLTIHVSGKLAVYRSWDRAWTVIDDMPSPYDDVFLFDGRFFAVDNNGRAVVVDYTSLKLTVVASPVFGGDKKYLIESCGEMLLVDMYLSLEAVDGDPGFAEEILEHPAFYMNERTVKFKVFKFVEREKSWADVYDLEDKMLFLGDDSTFSASTSDILPLCGGSSVFFNGNVYNGEDLGAMQDRDLGVFDFSSGKIELAQKIPEYAMLFWPPPPWITSHERVEYHTGETSSRS